A part of Nitrospinota bacterium genomic DNA contains:
- the gspK gene encoding type II secretion system minor pseudopilin GspK, with amino-acid sequence MIANNQRGTALIVTLLVVVILTITVTEFLYETWVDRSLTANFRDGAKGLYALASAKEAARALITEDFRRDQKNGLLIDTLKEYWAQPAIAIPLEDTFMFATIVDESSKINLNSLITPGGYPDDKYIAFFRRLLRKLEMDEDIADYARDWIDANEEGPAENPYYQSLPHPYRCKNARFDTVEELQMVRGVTPDVFARLRKFVTIAGGVVNINTAPREVLMALHDDVTGSMADDVLKAREDLPFKNKVEIKNLAGFDALYPEISNLIDVRAAAFSLEASITFNNTRRMAHAIFNNRTAENAELLYFKVD; translated from the coding sequence ATGATCGCGAACAATCAGCGGGGAACCGCCCTCATCGTCACGCTCCTCGTGGTGGTGATACTCACCATAACCGTGACGGAGTTCCTGTACGAGACGTGGGTGGATCGAAGCCTCACCGCCAATTTCCGCGATGGCGCCAAAGGACTCTACGCCCTCGCCAGCGCCAAGGAAGCGGCCCGCGCCCTGATTACCGAAGACTTCCGGCGGGATCAAAAAAACGGCCTCCTTATCGATACCCTCAAGGAATACTGGGCGCAACCGGCCATCGCCATCCCGCTGGAAGACACCTTCATGTTCGCCACCATCGTCGACGAATCGTCCAAGATCAACCTCAACAGCCTCATCACGCCGGGGGGATACCCGGACGACAAGTACATCGCCTTCTTCCGCCGCCTGCTGCGCAAACTGGAGATGGATGAAGACATCGCCGACTACGCGCGCGACTGGATAGACGCCAACGAGGAAGGCCCCGCCGAAAATCCGTATTACCAGTCGCTGCCGCACCCCTACCGCTGCAAAAACGCGCGCTTCGATACGGTGGAGGAGCTCCAGATGGTGCGCGGCGTCACCCCCGATGTCTTTGCGCGGTTGCGCAAATTCGTCACCATCGCCGGCGGCGTGGTGAACATCAACACCGCGCCGCGGGAAGTTTTAATGGCGCTTCACGATGACGTCACCGGCTCGATGGCCGATGACGTGTTGAAAGCGCGCGAGGACCTGCCGTTTAAAAACAAAGTGGAGATAAAAAACCTCGCGGGTTTCGACGCGCTGTACCCGGAGATATCCAACCTCATCGATGTGCGCGCCGCCGCCTTCTCGCTTGAGGCGAGCATCACCTTTAACAACACGCGGCGGATGGCGCACGCGATTTTTAACAACCGCACCGCCGAAAATGCGGAACTGCTCTATTTTAAGGTGGACTGA
- a CDS encoding prepilin-type N-terminal cleavage/methylation domain-containing protein, which translates to MKRVKNGGFTLVEMLVAVLIFGIIFSFIFGVLASTLSASKDAQKKMGIDHTGRFFIQKITAELACATLLPISGRGALVGRHFTVNGKSRDEIHFTAFSQTYITPRPRAGVTEISYYFRAGKSGVEALMRRESDVIETPVDQGGESLELTARAEELSIKYKNGDKWEEAWDTAQSHALPEAVSIELRLAADGKSYFYSAIVRPQA; encoded by the coding sequence ATGAAGCGCGTGAAGAACGGCGGCTTTACGCTGGTGGAAATGCTGGTGGCGGTGCTTATCTTCGGCATCATCTTTTCATTCATTTTCGGCGTGCTCGCCTCCACGCTGTCGGCAAGCAAGGATGCGCAAAAAAAGATGGGGATAGACCATACGGGACGCTTCTTCATCCAAAAAATCACCGCTGAACTCGCCTGCGCCACCTTGCTGCCCATCAGCGGCCGCGGCGCGCTGGTGGGGCGCCATTTCACGGTGAACGGCAAATCGCGCGACGAGATACACTTCACCGCATTCAGCCAGACCTATATCACCCCCCGCCCCCGCGCCGGCGTAACCGAGATCAGCTATTACTTCCGCGCCGGCAAGTCCGGCGTGGAAGCGCTCATGCGCCGCGAATCGGACGTCATTGAAACGCCGGTGGATCAGGGAGGCGAATCGCTGGAACTGACCGCGCGGGCGGAAGAGCTTTCCATCAAATACAAAAACGGCGACAAGTGGGAAGAAGCGTGGGACACGGCGCAAAGCCATGCGCTGCCCGAGGCGGTATCCATCGAGCTGCGCCTCGCCGCCGATGGCAAAAGCTACTTCTACTCCGCCATCGTGAGGCCGCAGGCATGA
- a CDS encoding prepilin-type N-terminal cleavage/methylation domain-containing protein, producing the protein MKDGGFTLVEIVVSLAIIGITLVLLLSVFNKTIVTAAENGGITDAVMLGSEKMASIDFGGFPEKGDDGTWRTDQRYPRFDYRSTITQTPFPDVRAIRIRVRHDGKEAFSIDRYVVKR; encoded by the coding sequence ATGAAGGACGGAGGATTTACCCTGGTGGAAATCGTCGTGAGCCTGGCGATCATCGGCATCACGCTAGTGCTGCTGCTCTCGGTCTTCAACAAGACCATCGTCACGGCGGCGGAAAATGGCGGGATCACGGACGCGGTCATGCTGGGGAGCGAGAAGATGGCCTCCATTGATTTCGGCGGATTCCCCGAGAAAGGGGATGACGGAACGTGGCGGACCGACCAGCGCTATCCCCGCTTCGATTACAGGTCGACAATAACCCAAACGCCGTTCCCGGACGTGCGCGCCATCCGCATCCGTGTGCGGCACGACGGCAAAGAGGCGTTTTCAATCGACCGGTACGTGGTGAAGCGATGA
- a CDS encoding prepilin-type N-terminal cleavage/methylation domain-containing protein — protein MPTLKAGMPNNRHPERGGGFTLVELLVVMFIISLFTAFTLPRLADIGELRLNGAARHLGRTITYLYAEAVSSRKVVRLYVDMDKGKYYPATMNSKGEFEKTSFPLFTSGSLGAGLEVKSFVTVFSGAFGGNMAYLHLMPEGFAEKTVIVLGDESGRLVSLIVDPLTGGVRVEPGKVGIDYEAGAA, from the coding sequence ATGCCGACGTTGAAAGCTGGAATGCCCAATAACCGCCATCCGGAACGGGGCGGCGGCTTCACCCTGGTGGAACTGCTGGTGGTGATGTTCATCATCAGCCTTTTCACGGCGTTCACCCTCCCCCGGCTGGCCGATATCGGCGAGTTGCGGCTCAATGGCGCCGCGCGGCATCTGGGGCGCACCATCACCTACCTCTATGCCGAAGCCGTTTCCAGCCGCAAAGTCGTGCGGCTGTACGTTGATATGGACAAGGGGAAGTACTATCCCGCAACGATGAACAGCAAGGGAGAGTTTGAAAAAACGTCGTTCCCCCTCTTCACTTCCGGATCGCTGGGCGCGGGGCTGGAGGTGAAGAGCTTCGTCACCGTTTTCAGCGGCGCGTTCGGCGGCAACATGGCCTACCTCCACCTGATGCCGGAAGGCTTCGCCGAAAAAACGGTGATCGTCCTAGGCGATGAAAGCGGACGGCTGGTATCCCTCATCGTCGACCCGCTGACCGGTGGCGTGCGGGTGGAGCCGGGCAAAGTGGGCATCGATTACGAGGCCGGCGCGGCATGA
- the gspG gene encoding type II secretion system major pseudopilin GspG: MKRKRMGEAGFTLVEIMVVVVILALLAGIILPKIMGRPEEARRTAANVQMKEMEAALNLFKIDNGFYPSTEQGLQALVTKPATGEQPKHYKDGGYLHKVPKDPWGNEFIYLSPGQHGEFDLVSYGADGVESGEGKNADVESWNAQ; the protein is encoded by the coding sequence ATGAAAAGAAAAAGAATGGGTGAAGCGGGCTTTACGCTGGTGGAAATAATGGTGGTGGTGGTGATACTGGCCCTGCTGGCCGGCATCATCCTGCCCAAGATCATGGGACGGCCCGAGGAGGCGCGGCGCACCGCGGCCAACGTGCAGATGAAAGAGATGGAGGCGGCGCTCAACCTCTTCAAGATCGACAACGGCTTTTACCCCTCCACCGAGCAGGGCTTGCAGGCGCTGGTGACGAAGCCGGCCACCGGCGAGCAGCCGAAACACTATAAAGACGGCGGCTACTTGCACAAGGTGCCAAAAGACCCGTGGGGAAATGAATTCATCTACCTAAGCCCCGGCCAGCACGGCGAATTCGATCTGGTCTCGTACGGGGCGGACGGCGTGGAAAGCGGCGAAGGGAAAAATGCCGACGTTGAAAGCTGGAATGCCCAATAA